The Thermoplasmata archaeon genome window below encodes:
- a CDS encoding DUF998 domain-containing protein, translated as MSTSRLDQGQRTGAIAMIVGPIQFAVVTTAEALILIAQGQNYSFQNNTISNLGDPSLVAFPYYWMLNLSAIALGALVLIGLMAMRRGVPPGAFGRLGVITYALVGIGAIGVGIFNEHLNYPIHISAASLAFIAAGFTLLFVGLAGWDDSHWHAWTIPSIVGFFVTAIALVMFGLNLSWLLGHGGWERLVVAPALLWVIVVGIKFLREGSSGAAPVRAA; from the coding sequence ATGAGCACGAGCCGCCTCGACCAGGGCCAGCGCACGGGGGCGATCGCGATGATTGTCGGCCCCATCCAGTTCGCCGTCGTGACGACCGCGGAGGCGCTCATCCTGATCGCGCAGGGCCAGAACTACAGCTTCCAGAACAATACGATCAGCAATCTCGGCGACCCGTCGCTCGTGGCGTTCCCGTACTATTGGATGCTCAACCTCTCGGCGATCGCGCTCGGCGCGCTCGTCCTGATTGGCCTGATGGCGATGCGCCGGGGAGTGCCGCCCGGAGCGTTCGGACGCCTCGGGGTCATCACCTACGCGCTCGTCGGCATTGGAGCGATCGGCGTCGGGATCTTCAACGAGCACCTCAACTATCCGATTCACATATCCGCCGCCTCGCTCGCGTTCATCGCGGCCGGGTTCACCCTACTCTTCGTGGGCCTCGCCGGCTGGGATGATTCCCACTGGCACGCGTGGACGATCCCGTCGATCGTGGGATTCTTCGTGACCGCGATCGCGCTCGTCATGTTCGGCCTCAACCTCTCCTGGCTCCTCGGTCACGGCGGGTGGGAGCGGCTGGTCGTCGCGCCGGCGCTCCTCTGGGTGATCGTGGTGGGGATCAAGTTCCTGCGCGAGGGCTCGTCCGGAGCCGCGCCCGTCCGCGCCGCCTGA
- a CDS encoding TMEM175 family protein, with product MGREKDELVPDFIRTADSVAITEDTGRLLALSDGVFAFAMTLLVINLSIPSAVALNSPPYAGLPTGVAISRFLGSETSLFISYVVAFLVIAVWWTLHRRIFRHIRGVDAILNWTNIAFLMFIAVTPFVTGLNGLYGSTGVTVALYSAVQCAAGMTMGLIALHVSGKPELAHPTADRLSLERTAQTSFLIAGIFSVAASIAQYNPTYAGYAFYTIIIVTWHSGGLTHRERPVRPRRTPAPATASSPGSL from the coding sequence GTGGGGCGGGAGAAGGACGAGCTCGTACCGGACTTTATCCGCACCGCCGACTCGGTCGCGATCACCGAGGACACCGGCCGCCTCCTCGCCTTGAGCGACGGCGTATTCGCGTTCGCGATGACCCTGCTCGTCATCAACCTGTCGATTCCCTCGGCGGTGGCCCTGAACTCCCCACCCTACGCCGGCCTGCCCACCGGCGTGGCCATCTCCAGATTCCTTGGTTCGGAGACGAGCCTGTTCATCAGCTACGTCGTCGCATTCCTCGTCATCGCCGTGTGGTGGACGCTCCACCGCCGGATCTTCCGGCACATTCGCGGCGTCGACGCCATTCTCAACTGGACGAACATCGCGTTCCTCATGTTCATCGCGGTGACGCCGTTCGTGACCGGCCTCAACGGCCTCTACGGGTCCACGGGGGTCACGGTCGCGCTGTATTCCGCGGTCCAGTGCGCGGCGGGAATGACGATGGGCCTGATCGCGCTGCACGTCAGCGGCAAGCCCGAGCTCGCCCACCCGACGGCCGATCGGCTCTCCCTCGAGAGGACCGCCCAGACCTCCTTCCTGATTGCCGGCATCTTCTCGGTGGCCGCGAGCATCGCCCAGTACAATCCGACGTACGCCGGGTACGCATTCTACACGATCATCATCGTGACCTGGCACAGCGGCGGGCTCACCCACCGGGAGCGCCCAGTCCGCCCACGACGAACCCCTGCCCCTGCGACGGCTTCCTCGCCGGGAAGCTTATGA
- a CDS encoding OsmC family peroxiredoxin, whose protein sequence is MVAKRTAQAVWEGDLAKGHGHVTGTSGGLPDVAVSWASRTEASGGKTSPEELLAAAHAACFSMALSAGLGRMQKPPQRLEVSVTVTFDKVGEAWKVTTSEVTVVGTVPGISAEEFEKAAQGAGQNCPISGALKGNVAVTVHAKLA, encoded by the coding sequence ATGGTAGCAAAGCGCACGGCCCAGGCGGTTTGGGAAGGGGATCTGGCGAAGGGACACGGTCACGTCACCGGGACGAGCGGGGGACTTCCCGATGTCGCGGTGAGCTGGGCCTCGCGTACCGAAGCCTCCGGGGGAAAGACGAGCCCCGAAGAGCTCCTCGCGGCGGCGCATGCGGCCTGCTTTTCGATGGCGCTCTCCGCGGGTCTGGGGCGGATGCAGAAGCCTCCCCAGCGGCTCGAGGTAAGCGTCACCGTCACGTTCGACAAGGTCGGGGAAGCGTGGAAAGTGACGACGAGCGAGGTCACGGTCGTCGGCACGGTTCCCGGCATTTCCGCCGAGGAGTTCGAGAAGGCCGCTCAAGGTGCCGGACAGAACTGCCCGATCTCCGGAGCGCTGAAGGGCAACGTGGCCGTCACGGTCCACGCGAAGCTCGCCTAG
- a CDS encoding ATP-binding protein, producing MVSWSSGKDSAYSLHLARRAGELEIVGLLTTITETFARVSMHGVREELLERQADAAGLPLYPVSIPFPCPNAIYEERMGAMIARLRGEGVSRIVFGDLYLEDIRSYREDKLRGTGIRPVFPLWGRATRDLAHEMIASGMRATIVAVDSRKLPGTFAGRSFDETLLCELPAGVDPCGENGEFHTFVSDGPMFRAPVAVRPGAVVERDGFVFADLEPA from the coding sequence GTGGTCTCCTGGAGCAGCGGAAAGGACTCCGCGTACTCGCTCCATCTGGCCCGTCGTGCGGGCGAACTCGAGATCGTCGGCTTGCTCACGACGATCACGGAGACGTTCGCGCGGGTATCGATGCACGGGGTGCGGGAGGAACTGCTCGAACGCCAAGCGGATGCGGCCGGGCTTCCGCTCTATCCGGTATCGATCCCGTTCCCGTGCCCCAACGCGATCTACGAGGAACGGATGGGAGCGATGATCGCGCGACTGAGGGGGGAAGGGGTGAGCCGGATCGTCTTCGGGGATCTCTACCTCGAGGATATCCGCAGCTATCGAGAGGACAAGCTCCGCGGGACCGGGATCCGACCGGTCTTCCCCCTATGGGGACGCGCCACCCGCGACCTCGCCCACGAGATGATCGCGAGTGGGATGCGCGCCACGATCGTCGCCGTCGATTCCCGGAAGCTTCCCGGGACGTTCGCGGGGCGGTCGTTCGACGAGACCCTCCTGTGCGAACTGCCGGCCGGGGTCGATCCCTGCGGAGAGAACGGAGAGTTCCACACGTTCGTCTCCGACGGCCCGATGTTCCGGGCCCCCGTCGCCGTGCGACCGGGAGCGGTCGTGGAGCGCGACGGGTTCGTCTTCGCCGACCTCGAGCCGGCGTGA
- a CDS encoding AAA family ATPase, translating into MVEPGRSASARLPLSERMRPIRLDDLAGNPRARAELRNWAEGWTRPGPPPTRRAAILSGPPGVGKTSAALALAADLRWGVVEMNASDARNADAIQKVAGRAAGLRTLSEGPFDPVHQRTLIVLDEADCLTGRLGEQARKAPAPIGWREYLRGRYGTVDALNVTWGLGRAGAPPAFEGWEAVPRVPGNHRWTALAPAQRDLADWRGSSRKIDLSDRGGIGAIAELVRTTRQPLLLIVNDERELTRHSAALRTGVARIRFYPISDVDVRTCITRIARREGLAIEGRAIESIVHRAHGDLRAALNDVDAISPLPPGPAQMSALGNRDLGSDLAFVTEEALTQARFYRSTEVRDRVDATPEDLFPWIEENLPRFSVDAAHRAAAYVPLAHADLYLNRARRWRNYGLWSYASELMTGGVGIRVRDRPGTSTGPAHFPEFLGEMGRSRGARALRESIAGKYGGAFHLSREKVREVGLPFLEDFLRPASSGPTGSPLRNTQRSLVRDLELTPEEIAYLRHVEPESRAVEELLAPDEEVPRAAAAPARPTTASAASAARRDAQRSLGDF; encoded by the coding sequence ATGGTCGAACCCGGCCGGTCCGCGTCCGCACGTCTGCCTCTGTCAGAGCGGATGCGACCGATCCGGCTCGACGATCTTGCAGGCAACCCCCGGGCCCGCGCCGAGCTGCGGAACTGGGCCGAGGGCTGGACCCGGCCCGGGCCGCCTCCCACGCGCCGGGCCGCCATCCTGTCCGGGCCTCCCGGAGTGGGAAAGACGTCGGCGGCGCTCGCGCTCGCCGCAGATCTACGGTGGGGCGTCGTGGAGATGAACGCCTCCGACGCCCGCAACGCCGATGCCATCCAGAAGGTCGCGGGCCGGGCCGCCGGGCTCCGCACTCTATCGGAGGGACCGTTCGACCCGGTGCACCAACGGACCTTGATCGTGCTCGACGAGGCGGATTGCCTTACTGGCCGGCTCGGCGAGCAAGCGCGCAAGGCGCCCGCTCCGATCGGCTGGCGGGAGTACCTCCGCGGGCGGTACGGGACCGTCGACGCCCTGAACGTCACGTGGGGGCTCGGAAGGGCCGGAGCCCCGCCCGCGTTCGAAGGCTGGGAAGCGGTCCCCCGCGTCCCGGGCAATCATCGCTGGACGGCGCTCGCCCCGGCCCAACGCGATCTCGCGGACTGGCGAGGAAGCTCCCGCAAGATCGATCTTTCCGATCGAGGCGGAATCGGTGCGATCGCCGAGCTCGTGCGAACGACCCGACAGCCCCTCCTGCTGATCGTCAATGACGAACGGGAATTGACGCGGCACTCCGCGGCCCTGCGAACGGGGGTCGCGCGCATCCGCTTCTACCCGATCTCGGATGTCGACGTGCGTACCTGCATCACCCGCATCGCCCGCCGGGAAGGACTCGCGATCGAAGGCCGGGCCATCGAAAGCATCGTCCACCGAGCGCACGGCGATCTGCGCGCAGCGCTCAACGACGTCGATGCGATCTCGCCCCTACCTCCCGGGCCCGCGCAGATGAGCGCGCTCGGAAACCGAGATCTTGGCTCCGATCTCGCCTTCGTAACCGAGGAGGCCCTGACCCAAGCGCGATTCTACCGAAGCACCGAGGTACGGGACCGGGTGGATGCCACGCCGGAAGATCTCTTTCCATGGATCGAGGAGAATCTACCACGGTTCTCGGTCGACGCGGCCCACCGCGCCGCGGCCTACGTCCCTCTCGCCCACGCCGATCTGTATCTGAACCGCGCGCGTCGCTGGAGGAACTACGGACTGTGGAGCTACGCCTCCGAGCTGATGACCGGCGGAGTTGGCATCCGCGTCCGCGATCGCCCCGGCACCTCGACCGGACCGGCTCACTTTCCCGAGTTCCTCGGGGAGATGGGCCGCTCGAGGGGCGCGCGGGCCTTGCGGGAATCGATCGCGGGCAAGTACGGTGGAGCGTTCCATCTTTCGCGGGAGAAGGTGCGTGAGGTCGGTCTTCCGTTCTTGGAGGATTTCTTGCGGCCGGCGTCGAGCGGACCCACCGGCAGCCCTCTCCGCAACACCCAACGCTCTCTGGTCCGGGACCTCGAGCTGACCCCAGAGGAGATCGCCTACCTGCGGCACGTGGAGCCCGAGAGCCGCGCCGTCGAGGAGCTCCTGGCGCCGGACGAGGAAGTGCCGCGAGCGGCGGCCGCGCCGGCCCGACCCACCACCGCGAGCGCCGCCTCGGCGGCCCGCCGGGACGCCCAGCGCAGTCTCGGGGACTTCTGA
- a CDS encoding aldo/keto reductase, producing MELRRILGGDREASILGLSLDSIWTSIHPAEPAARRLVSIAQEGGARLFDTADSLHPKRTEAMLDRVDRFEPGTLWMLERSPSALGVDPASRRFDRGDAGIEARLRRSLAEIPTRPDLARWVQWRGSASHPEWEDEATACLRELQRAGEIAGWSLRRSAVAESTAVPAGVALSGEISLLDRTWAGILRTTERTASFFARDPMAAGRLDGTRWDRSLSATGGRSVPAPLRRWQEEVAPVLEFGFLTDGHRRTLAQAALQYVAGLPGVASILVPLPPAERLAEFLAFANAPGLSEPESDRISRSMELGPEAPGAGRLERVGSSSEP from the coding sequence ATGGAGCTTCGTCGGATTCTCGGCGGCGATCGGGAGGCCTCCATCCTCGGCCTCTCGCTCGACTCGATCTGGACGTCCATCCACCCCGCCGAACCCGCGGCACGCCGGCTCGTGTCCATCGCCCAGGAAGGGGGCGCTCGACTCTTCGACACGGCCGACTCGCTCCATCCGAAGCGTACGGAGGCGATGCTCGACCGCGTCGATCGATTCGAACCGGGCACGCTGTGGATGCTTGAGCGATCTCCTTCGGCGCTTGGAGTCGATCCGGCATCGCGGCGCTTCGACCGCGGCGATGCCGGGATCGAAGCTCGCCTCCGAAGGTCCTTGGCGGAGATCCCCACCCGGCCCGACCTGGCCCGCTGGGTCCAATGGCGCGGGAGCGCCTCCCATCCGGAATGGGAGGACGAGGCCACCGCGTGCCTCCGGGAGCTCCAACGGGCCGGGGAGATCGCAGGGTGGAGCCTGCGTCGGTCCGCGGTGGCTGAGTCGACCGCAGTTCCTGCGGGAGTGGCGCTGAGCGGGGAGATCTCGCTGTTGGACCGAACGTGGGCCGGCATTCTTCGGACGACCGAACGAACCGCCTCGTTCTTTGCACGGGACCCAATGGCCGCGGGTCGTCTCGATGGAACGAGATGGGATCGCTCCCTCAGTGCGACGGGAGGCCGGAGCGTGCCCGCTCCATTGAGGCGCTGGCAGGAGGAGGTGGCGCCGGTCCTTGAATTCGGATTCCTCACCGATGGACATCGCCGGACCCTGGCGCAGGCGGCGCTTCAGTACGTCGCGGGCCTACCGGGCGTCGCATCGATCCTTGTCCCGCTCCCGCCGGCGGAACGACTCGCGGAATTCCTCGCGTTCGCGAACGCACCCGGCCTCTCCGAACCGGAGAGCGATCGTATCTCCCGGTCGATGGAGTTGGGGCCGGAGGCGCCCGGAGCGGGTCGTCTTGAGCGCGTGGGATCTTCGAGTGAGCCATGA
- a CDS encoding peroxiredoxin, producing the protein MSPTIPIGATAPEFAAPRQDGSLLRLSEYRGRPVILYFFPRAGTPGCTREAEGFAERYRELQAKGVEVVGISTDPVERQARFAADCRVPFPLLSDADHAVARSYGVLGLLGLSKRVTFVLSADGVVVDVISGLLPGPHVRGAIDRFLTSPV; encoded by the coding sequence ATGAGCCCGACGATCCCGATAGGTGCGACGGCCCCGGAGTTTGCCGCGCCTCGCCAAGACGGGAGCCTGCTCCGGCTTTCCGAGTACCGTGGCCGCCCGGTGATCCTGTACTTCTTTCCGAGGGCCGGGACCCCCGGGTGCACCCGGGAGGCCGAGGGGTTTGCCGAACGGTACCGCGAGCTCCAGGCGAAGGGGGTCGAGGTGGTGGGAATCAGCACGGATCCGGTGGAACGGCAGGCCCGCTTTGCCGCCGATTGCCGGGTCCCCTTCCCGCTCCTCTCCGACGCCGACCACGCCGTCGCCCGTTCGTACGGAGTGCTCGGGCTCCTCGGACTCTCGAAGCGAGTTACCTTCGTCCTCAGCGCGGACGGGGTTGTCGTCGACGTGATCTCTGGCCTCCTGCCGGGCCCCCACGTCCGCGGCGCGATCGACCGGTTCCTGACCTCCCCGGTGTAG
- a CDS encoding dodecin family protein: MVQKITEVVGTSKESFAKAVENAVETTAKSVRNLKWFRATEFEGRIEGQKVAEYHATVRIYFDYENE; encoded by the coding sequence ATGGTCCAGAAGATCACCGAGGTCGTCGGCACGTCGAAGGAGTCGTTTGCGAAAGCGGTCGAGAATGCGGTGGAAACCACCGCGAAGAGCGTCCGGAACCTGAAGTGGTTCCGCGCCACCGAGTTCGAGGGCCGGATCGAGGGACAGAAGGTCGCGGAGTACCACGCGACGGTGCGGATCTACTTCGACTACGAGAACGAGTAA
- the hutU gene encoding urocanate hydratase produces MAPPVVAGVASNDPAHHNIHAPRGPDLSCKGWSQEAALRLLMNNLDPEVARDPDHLIVYGGRGKAARNWEAYDRIVAALRTLGNDETLLVQSGKPVGIFPTHPAAPRVLISNAMIVPRWATDEIFWDLEARGLTMYGQMTAGSWVYIGTQGILQGTYETLASLSRVEFQAPDLTGHWMLSSGLGEMGGAQPLAVTMLGGVALIVDVDPRAIDRRLRLKYLDVQAPSLDEALALVHDAVEGRRPLSVGLQANAADVYPEIVRKGIVPHVVSDQTAAHDLRVGYIPQGLTVEEAARARVDDPAAYLVRVRASLAMEARAILAMQRQGAKTFDYGNNFRTQAKESGVPDAFEIPGYVPKYIRPLFAVGSGPFRWIALSGDPEDIRQIDRMILDEFRENEPLCRWIRLAGEKVRFQGLPARICYMGYGERERFGHLVNALVRDHDLVAPIAIGRDHHDTGSVASPFRETEAMRDGSDAIADWPILNALLNVASGASWVSVHHGGGVGIGNSIHAGLVIVADGTAEADERIRRALHNDPGIGVARHADAGYPESRALLASARFRVPGEPPAPP; encoded by the coding sequence ATGGCGCCTCCGGTGGTAGCCGGTGTGGCTTCGAACGACCCCGCGCACCACAACATCCACGCCCCACGGGGCCCGGACCTTTCCTGCAAGGGCTGGAGCCAGGAGGCCGCCCTGCGCCTGCTGATGAATAATCTCGATCCCGAGGTCGCTCGGGATCCGGATCATCTCATCGTGTACGGGGGGCGCGGCAAGGCCGCGCGGAATTGGGAGGCGTACGATCGGATCGTCGCGGCGCTTCGCACGCTCGGGAACGACGAGACGCTCCTCGTGCAGTCGGGCAAGCCCGTCGGGATCTTTCCGACGCACCCCGCCGCACCGCGCGTGCTGATATCGAACGCGATGATCGTGCCCCGCTGGGCGACCGACGAGATCTTCTGGGACCTCGAGGCGAGGGGCCTGACCATGTACGGCCAGATGACGGCCGGCAGCTGGGTGTACATCGGCACGCAGGGGATCCTGCAGGGCACGTACGAGACGCTCGCATCGCTGAGCCGAGTCGAGTTCCAAGCACCGGACCTCACCGGACACTGGATGCTCTCGAGTGGCCTCGGAGAGATGGGAGGAGCCCAGCCGCTGGCCGTGACGATGCTGGGCGGCGTCGCCCTCATCGTGGACGTCGATCCCCGCGCGATCGATCGCCGGCTCCGGCTGAAGTACCTCGATGTGCAGGCCCCCTCGCTCGACGAAGCGCTGGCGCTCGTCCACGACGCGGTCGAGGGTCGTCGGCCCCTCTCCGTCGGTCTTCAGGCGAACGCGGCGGACGTGTACCCGGAGATCGTGCGCAAGGGGATCGTGCCCCACGTGGTCAGCGATCAGACGGCGGCCCACGATCTGCGGGTGGGCTACATCCCGCAGGGGCTGACGGTGGAGGAAGCGGCCCGCGCTCGTGTCGACGACCCTGCGGCCTACCTCGTCCGGGTCCGCGCTTCGCTCGCCATGGAGGCCCGGGCCATCCTCGCGATGCAACGGCAGGGGGCGAAGACGTTCGACTACGGCAATAACTTCCGGACCCAGGCGAAGGAGTCCGGGGTACCGGATGCGTTCGAGATTCCCGGATACGTACCGAAGTACATCCGGCCGCTGTTCGCCGTCGGGAGCGGGCCGTTCCGCTGGATCGCGCTCAGCGGCGATCCCGAGGACATCCGCCAAATCGACCGGATGATCTTGGACGAGTTCCGGGAGAACGAGCCGCTCTGCCGATGGATCCGGCTTGCCGGGGAGAAGGTACGCTTCCAGGGACTCCCCGCCCGGATCTGTTACATGGGCTACGGGGAGCGGGAGCGCTTCGGACATCTCGTCAACGCGCTCGTGCGCGACCACGACCTCGTCGCGCCGATCGCCATCGGACGCGACCACCACGATACGGGGAGCGTCGCGAGCCCGTTCCGAGAGACCGAGGCGATGCGGGACGGCTCGGACGCGATCGCCGACTGGCCGATCCTCAACGCCCTCCTGAACGTCGCGAGCGGGGCGAGCTGGGTCTCGGTCCATCACGGCGGAGGCGTCGGGATCGGGAACTCGATCCACGCGGGCCTCGTGATCGTGGCCGACGGAACGGCGGAGGCCGACGAGCGGATCCGCCGGGCGTTGCACAACGATCCCGGGATCGGAGTCGCGCGCCACGCCGATGCGGGATATCCAGAGTCGCGCGCGCTGTTGGCCTCCGCCCGGTTCCGGGTGCCGGGCGAGCCACCGGCGCCGCCGTAG
- a CDS encoding NUDIX domain-containing protein yields the protein MKSGTLPFRADAPIVPELSAGAVVVHEPSGEFLLIHLADEDRWCLPKGHVDPGESLAQAARREIVEETGIDSVDLREEIGEIAYRFYRPREGSNVLKTAIYFLAYTPTRSVRLEPIFDRHAWLAPEEAVSTVTYETDRTVVARARDRVRSP from the coding sequence GTGAAATCGGGAACCCTCCCCTTTCGAGCCGACGCGCCGATCGTGCCGGAACTCTCCGCGGGTGCGGTCGTGGTCCACGAACCGAGCGGTGAGTTCCTGCTGATCCACCTCGCGGACGAGGACCGTTGGTGTCTCCCGAAGGGCCACGTCGACCCGGGAGAGTCCTTAGCGCAGGCCGCGCGTCGGGAGATCGTCGAAGAGACCGGCATCGATTCGGTGGACCTCCGAGAGGAGATTGGCGAGATCGCGTACCGCTTCTATCGGCCGCGCGAGGGTTCGAACGTGCTCAAGACGGCGATCTACTTCCTCGCCTACACCCCCACGCGGTCGGTTCGGCTCGAGCCGATCTTCGACCGACACGCATGGCTCGCGCCGGAAGAGGCCGTGAGCACCGTCACCTACGAGACCGACCGAACGGTCGTTGCGCGGGCCCGCGATCGGGTGCGTTCGCCCTGA
- a CDS encoding AMP-binding protein, producing the protein MLGPEEEYHDLATLVVAKAAKNEEKVAVRFGNKTLSYRDLDRESRRVASGLQAAGIGHGDRVAAFLFNGPEFLSLWFGLSRLGAVLVPLNTALKGEILRYELDDAAPKAIVVDVRLWPTYAAVRGPSPIPREWILTPGTSVDALPPDVANFASLPSDAPLGPVDPPQPWEAAAIMYTSGTTGPPKGVLVPHEGYLVTSAEIGRRSRLHDGAVLFTGLPLFHCNAQEMTTLAAMLNDLTAAFEERFHASTYWETAAAMGATHVSLLISMINVLYKQPEKPTDRHHTVRVALTAGTTKQIWPEFEKRFGLTVIELYGMTECGCTTLMNPPNAIRVGSIGTPLDFVEAEVVDEQDRPVPNGERGELIVRPRRPFTMFLGYLNKSEQTVDAWRNLWFHTGDYVTRDADGYYYFVDRKKDVIRRRGENIAPYDVETAINHHPAVFESVVVAVPSPLGEDDVKAFVQLKPGATVDPKALFEFASERLPFFMVPKYIEFLDEIPKTANQKAQRYLLRGRRGGQEYDRDTLDVVLRKP; encoded by the coding sequence ATGCTCGGCCCCGAGGAGGAATATCACGACCTCGCGACGCTCGTGGTCGCGAAGGCCGCGAAGAACGAGGAGAAGGTCGCGGTACGCTTCGGCAACAAGACCCTCTCCTATCGCGATCTCGATCGCGAGAGTCGGCGAGTGGCCTCCGGCCTCCAGGCCGCGGGAATCGGGCACGGAGATCGGGTCGCCGCGTTCCTGTTCAACGGCCCAGAGTTCCTCTCGCTCTGGTTCGGGCTCTCCCGCCTCGGGGCCGTCCTGGTTCCGCTGAACACGGCCCTCAAGGGAGAGATCCTCCGCTACGAGCTCGATGATGCCGCCCCGAAGGCGATCGTCGTTGACGTTCGGCTCTGGCCCACCTACGCCGCGGTCCGTGGTCCGAGCCCTATCCCGAGGGAATGGATCCTCACGCCGGGGACTTCGGTCGATGCGCTCCCACCGGACGTCGCGAACTTTGCATCGTTGCCGAGCGACGCGCCGCTCGGTCCCGTGGACCCTCCGCAGCCGTGGGAGGCCGCGGCGATCATGTACACGAGTGGCACGACCGGGCCTCCCAAGGGAGTCCTCGTGCCGCACGAGGGCTACCTCGTTACTTCGGCCGAGATCGGGCGAAGAAGCCGCCTTCACGACGGCGCGGTGCTGTTCACGGGGCTCCCCCTGTTCCACTGCAACGCCCAGGAGATGACGACCCTCGCCGCGATGCTCAACGATCTCACGGCCGCCTTCGAGGAGCGGTTCCACGCGAGCACCTACTGGGAGACCGCCGCCGCGATGGGAGCGACCCACGTTTCGCTGTTGATCTCGATGATCAACGTGCTGTACAAGCAGCCCGAGAAGCCGACCGATCGCCATCACACCGTGCGCGTCGCCCTCACCGCCGGAACGACGAAGCAGATCTGGCCGGAGTTCGAGAAGCGCTTCGGCCTGACCGTGATCGAGCTCTACGGGATGACCGAGTGCGGGTGCACGACGCTCATGAATCCCCCGAACGCGATCCGGGTCGGCTCGATCGGAACTCCCCTCGACTTCGTCGAGGCCGAGGTGGTGGACGAGCAGGATCGCCCCGTGCCGAACGGAGAGCGGGGCGAGCTGATCGTTCGGCCCCGACGACCGTTCACGATGTTCCTCGGCTATCTCAACAAATCCGAACAGACCGTCGACGCCTGGAGGAACCTGTGGTTCCACACGGGGGACTACGTGACGCGCGACGCGGACGGGTACTACTACTTCGTCGACCGTAAGAAGGATGTCATCCGCCGCCGCGGGGAGAACATCGCGCCGTATGACGTGGAGACTGCGATCAACCACCACCCCGCCGTCTTCGAGTCCGTCGTGGTGGCCGTCCCCTCCCCGCTCGGAGAGGACGACGTGAAGGCGTTCGTGCAGCTCAAGCCCGGCGCGACGGTGGACCCCAAGGCGCTGTTCGAGTTCGCGAGCGAGCGCCTTCCGTTCTTCATGGTGCCGAAGTACATCGAGTTCCTGGACGAGATCCCCAAGACGGCCAATCAGAAGGCCCAGCGCTACCTCCTCCGGGGACGGCGCGGAGGTCAGGAGTACGACCGAGACACCCTCGACGTCGTCCTCCGCAAGCCGTAG
- a CDS encoding twitching motility protein PilT, with translation MVLLDANALVLCARATFPLEAEIERLVGPTRIAVPASVLRELDGLLQRGTPEAGLARALAGRFASIDSPGSGDDAILELAVERHAFVVTSDRDLSDRLVNAGLDVLMPRDRDRLVRRAGRSRPAGNG, from the coding sequence ATCGTCCTCCTCGACGCCAACGCGCTCGTGCTGTGCGCCCGGGCTACCTTCCCTCTCGAAGCCGAGATCGAGCGCCTCGTGGGACCGACACGGATCGCGGTGCCGGCCTCCGTCCTCCGCGAGCTCGACGGCCTCCTCCAGCGAGGGACCCCGGAGGCGGGGCTCGCCCGGGCCCTGGCCGGGCGGTTTGCCTCGATCGATTCCCCCGGAAGCGGCGACGACGCGATCTTGGAACTCGCCGTCGAGCGTCACGCCTTCGTGGTGACCTCGGATCGAGATCTGTCCGATCGACTCGTGAACGCCGGGCTCGACGTTCTCATGCCGAGGGACCGGGACCGGCTTGTCCGCCGGGCCGGCCGATCGCGACCCGCCGGTAACGGTTAA